In one window of Gossypium hirsutum isolate 1008001.06 chromosome A01, Gossypium_hirsutum_v2.1, whole genome shotgun sequence DNA:
- the LOC107936971 gene encoding SKP1-like protein 1B yields the protein MASSTSKKVTLKSSDGVIFVVDEAVALKSQTIKNMIEDDCADGEIPIPGVTGNTLAKVLEFCTKHVDDKDDELPTKFKDWDANFAKVDQNTLYYLTLAANFLNIKSLLGLMCQTVADMIKGKSPEEIRKTFNIENDFTPEEEEEIRRENAWAFN from the exons ATGGCGTCGTCAACTTCCAAGAAGGTTACATTGAAGAGCTCCGACGGAGTGATTTTCGTGGTGGACGAAGCGGTGGCGCTTAAATCACAGACTATCAAGAACATGATCGAAGACGACTGCGCCGACGGCGAAATCCCTATCCCCGGCGTAACCGGTAACACCTTAGCCAAGGTCCTCGAGTTTTGCACCAAGCACGTCGATGATAAGGACGATGAATTGCCTACTAAATTTAAAGATTGGGATGCCAATTTCGCCAAAGTTGACCAGAACACCCTCTATTATCTCACATTG GCGGCTAACTTTTTGAATATAAAGAGCTTGTTGGGTTTGATGTGCCAAACGGTGGCGGACATGATAAAGGGAAAGTCGCCGGAGGAGATTCGAAAAACCTTCAACATAGAGAATGATTTCACccccgaagaagaaga